GAATGAGTCTAAACTAATGTTTACATTTTAGTTCACTTTGTTTAGAATACCACCAGAGAAACAATAAAAGAGTACTGTTATTATCCCAAAACAGACATCTTTTTTTAAGAAAGGTTGACAGTGGCAGAATTCAGTTTAATTGGAAAAAGTCTTTAACACATTGACCACGAATGTTAAAAGGAAACAGCTGGTATCCGTGCTCTCCATACCTAAGGGTCTGTCACAGGGTTTGGGCGCATTATACAACAGTGCTAATGTCGTCTGCTTCATCTGGTTTTTTCTGCCTGCTTGGCAGAGATTTCAAGTACTCCAGGTGCCGGCGTGCATCCTCTTGATTTTGCCGCACATAGTAAACTACATAGGATATCACCATGGTGAACCAGCCAAACATGGTGACTAGCATGGCATAATCTGTTGTCTTTTTAGGAATATTACATAGGTCAGCATCAGCTGCATTGAGAAATGGCCTCCCAGCATGTTcatctaaatcagaggtcttaCAGATGACACTGTTGGCTGTTTCATGGTTGGAAGCCATGCTTCTCAAGACTTGCTGAAGGGTGCAATCACAGTGCCAAGGATTGTTTGCAATTCGAGCCCTAGCCTTCAagttgttaaaagcatttttgtgcaCGCTTTTAATCCGGTTGTCTGACAAGTCTAGCATTTGCAAGGTTTCTGCTACCCCTTTGAAGGAATGCTCATCTATGAATTCAATGATGTTTTTggataagttgaggactttcaATTGGTGCAAGTCCTTGAAAATCTCATTTGGGATGGATGTAATCTGATTGGAGTCTAAATAGAGAAGGACAGTTTCAGGAGGAAGATCTCTGGGTATTTCTTTCAGGTTCGCATTGCTGCAGCTGACATTCAAACCTCCAGAATGAGAGCAAAGGCAACCTTTGGGGCACATACTGGCAGAATGAAAGCATAGTATCATGAGGACAAAGCTTTGTAGAAGCAGACACATGGAGAGGGAGCGAGTTAACCACAGGTCTACCAAATGCATGCTGGAATGTCAGCATAATCACCCAACAGCTTCTCATTTACCCAACAGTGGTGGCAAAGTGTCTCAGGAACAAAACTGCAACCTCATTCTCACCAACAATGGAGGTCAAGAACAGATTAGTATATAGACATCTTCATGGTtggtttgctttttaaaaggacattcctggaaaaggaaaacaaaaaaaaccttttagAAGACTGTGAGGGGTATGTTTTAAATGATGTCAATATAGCTTAAGGTACAAACCAAGGCAAAACTATTCAGAAATAATCTTCCATTAAGTTCACTGGATCTTGTCCCCAGACAAACATGTAGAGGATTGCAATCAAATGGGAAACCTTGATGGCAAAGTCTAATTTATTAAATGTCCAATGGGTTCACTGTTATAAATGACCTTAAGATGTTCTTTCACTCTAATATGACCATTTCCAAAGCagactatttcttttttcttttttaaacacagGTTTTCTAGAACAGTGGTAATAAAACTTAATTACTTTCTTCCATTTACAGTAGCAGACACATTAACGAGATTTACAGTGAGACTCATGCAGCAGTGACAAATTAAGCAAGCATTTTTGTGGTTAATGACCTTGCACTACAATGTTCCATATTGCTTTAAATCCAAACTAAACTATTTAAGAgaggaagtcatttttttttacaagaatatACTTATTTTTCAGACAAACCAAATCCTGATAGATCTGAAGTCATGAATATGTTTTTGCATCAAGTTCACAGGCATCCTGTTAGAAAATTATGGGAGGTGTACTGGAGTTGCCAATCTAGGGAAGACTGAATGTTTTCATCTGCTTGTATGGTAAAGAATtttgctataaaaataaaatctaatgtaaaatgtaaaataaaatctaatGACATAAAAAATCCCTCTTTTTTCAAGGAACTCAATCTATTGAAAGGGGAGAGGGTTGCAATAACTTGAACAGAACTTAAAGACAGATTATAAAATGGTGCAATACAGAATCTTTAATTTCTTCGTTATGAAGTACCTCCATCTTTTCAAACATATATATCACAAACACATATACTTTTACCAACAAGCTGAGAAGTTTGCATTTTTTCAAACTGTTTTTAAATAACATGTAAGGAAAATAATACTAGGACTAGTAGTGAGTAAAATATCCACTCTTTTATTTTCAGATGTAATCTGGAGAAAATCATTTCAGCAGTTGGGAAAATGGGTAGATCACGTAAACATTTACCATTGATAATGAATAGGTTTTCCATTATTGATACATGATGGATATCTTACTATTTTTGAAGACAAATGAGGAAAGGTCACTTGGATATGAGAGGTGTTGGATGCAAaatgggcggcaaataaattttataaataaattaaggcaGAAAGTATTAATCTCTTATGTTACCCAATAACAGTGAGAAGTGTTTCCCAACAGATTTTATTTGTAAATGGAGGCAGCAGAGATgctaagagaaaaataattttgaacacCTTTTAATATGAAAACTGCTCTCCAAGTATATTTTAGCATAGCTTTAATACTCACAaatgtgatgaataaataaaatatacagcaATATAATCTTAGAATTTGAGTTAATTATTATCATATCAAGAGAATGCTATCTCTGACCTAGGATCTGAGCattgaaaaaattgcaattaacctctctataacattaaaaaaaacacaatatagaGTAAAATAAGATCCAAGAACCTGTCAACTTATTGTAGCTCAGTTACTTTGATGAAGTGCCTTGGGGATTGGAAGGAAGCTTCTTAAGTTGCTCCTTTTTTCTGTCAAAGAGGTAGAAAGAGATCTTGCTGAGTGAATCACATTGTGCCATCTCATATCATATGGTCAGGAGATcttaaagaaaagagaaacaaaatgatTGTTTTATAAGATTGTGCAAAGCTGAAGAGTAGAATAGTTCTAGTCTAGTTTAAATTGGAAAAATCTTATGATCCATAGGAAATAAGTAAATGCATGTATTTTGATGACTGGAACATACAAGGTTGTTTTGATAGCAATATCAAAGGAAAGGGAACTTCTAGTTGAATTCTAAGAGAAATATAAAGTTTGATCCTGTAATTGCTTTTGAGAAGAAATCAAAAGGTAGCGTACATACTTAAAAAAACTAAAGATGAGTTTTATATAATATTGGGATGGAGGGGAAGAGAGCTGGTAAGTGTATGGGGATTTGGGCTGCATAAATCCAGATGACAATTAGAGTATCTCTTTTCTGTCTTGTCAGGGCGAATTATATTTTTTCAGCCAACGTATGTCCAATGAAATTGATTAAGCTTCCTAAGTGCATCCcctccccaacacaatacaactcacagtgaagacagaaaatccctaacccaataaatcatattaacaaaacacccagtcctatttatAGACACATCTCTAAAGGAAATCCTTGTGAATCACACTCCTACCAATGAAACTTTACAAAAACAAAACCGCAATTTCTCCTTGCCCTtgcattaaaattatttcttatttctcattCTTATACCCCACTTCTGCCATATGATatacatttaaagaaaaataaaattatttttaaaatattaaacttaAACTCAACCAAGAAGTTTTCAGATTTTCTATCTGTAAAAGGCTGTGAGCCTGTTAGCTTTCTGTAAGGCTCTGAAAACTGGGCTGGGGTTTTCAGGGGTTTTAGACAAGTTTTAAGAGTTCTGCAGGTGATGTGCTTTTTGCTTTGAGGATTATTGCTTAACCAGGATTTCATGGATTTATGTCCAGTCACTAGCGTGAGGTGGTGACTATAAAACTTACACCAACAAACAGCATTAGCATTTAGGGACTATGTACAAAATTaaatcttgacaaaattctaggaAATACCATTATTAATAACTCAGCAATCAATAACATAGAAAGAAATCAGTGCAATAAGGTACAAAGTCCAGATACAAAAGAAAGAATTAGATGTCTTCCTCTACAGAATTCCTGCGGAGTTCAGTTTTACATTTCTGAATTCCAATTTTGTAAATTTGTTTTGACATACAAACAAGAAGTTGCAATTTAAGAAAAGTGTAAAATTTGAAAACTGTTTAATTATTCCCTtttattgttttgcttttcttattGTTGGGAGGAGATGATTGCAACCTAGATAACCTCTTCGCAtgcgaagaggaggagcctttggggttttttagatagggcatttttaaggggtgggagggcaagggcgggtgttgggggaaacccgttgggtgggggtccagttcctgcgtgcgctcgcggcggtaagttaataggttcgaaggtcAAGGGGGGGTTTGTGTTCTGCCGGTTGAGGGTGGtcttatttgtacggtaagtgggaggggcagatatgacggaagtgggggctcatatcgttctttgggggcgcgcgctcgatgtttgcaggcgatcgcgcgccccgagcccccagacttttcccgttttccggatggtcaagattctcagagcctgggccttcggctgatgctgtgcaatgcacggtccgtggccaataaggcccccctaatttatgatcttattcaggggggtgccacggaccttatgggcgttacggagacctggttgggcgcggaAGGGGGCGTGcctcttgttgagatgtgcccaccgggtttccgtgcattccatcagccgagggctcagggtaggggtggggggggtggcggttgtgattagagagagtctggagccgagggagaccactgtacctcagattgccaggtgcgaatccctctttgtgagatggggtcttagatgtcagatgggcttgctggtcgcgtacctggctccttgctgtgtgacagctgccctgcccgagctcctggaggtgcttgctgggttggcagttgagacccctagacttttagtcatgggggactttaacttgccatcttccggctcgtcatcgacagcagctcgggagttcacggcttccatgacggccttggacatgacccaagtagttgatggccctactcacattgggggtggcactctggacttgatttttgtctctggtcagtggttgagagatctggacttgaaggaaatagtcactgaacctttgtcatggtcagatcactctctccttcgcctggactttctgaccaccattcaacaccgcagggagacggagctgatacgttggttccgtcccaggcgcctgatggacccggagaggttccggacggagcttgggccatttcctgagggtctggctcacggcacggctgaggaacttgttgcagcctgggaacgggccgcggcgggggccttagaccgtgtcgtgcctttgcggcctctgacccggcgcaggtcccaaccggctccttggttctccaaggagctgagagggatgaagcgccggagaaggcgcctagagagttcctggaggtctagccgttcgaggctgatcggacactagtgaagtcctataatagggcttacctagtggcattgaggaagcggcgtagctcgcctcctcctcattgcatcggcagataaccgcccagccgccctgtttcgggtgactcgttccctccttcaccagggggagcgggatgacccgttgcagggacgtgctgaggagtttaacggttatctatacgataaaatcgttcagcttcgggacggtctggaccaaaattgcggtgactcaggtgaggcgtctgagggtggtcttggtgacattttatgggatgagtttgaccctgtggctcccgaggacatggacaggttgttgggtaggttgaatgccaccacgtgtttactggacccgtgcccctcctggttggtgctggccactcaggaggtgacacgaggctggctccaggcaattacgagcgcttctttggtggagggagtcttcccggccgccttgaaagaggcggtggtgagaccctcctcaagaagccttcctggacccggctgttttaggtaattatcgtccggtctcaaccttcgcttggcgaaggttgtagaaatatgttgGCTTATCAGTTTCCGtcccacctggaggaaactgtctatctagacccgttccagtccagtttccggcccggttacagcactgagacggctttggtcgcgttggtggatgatctctggagggccagggataagggttgttcctctgccctggtcctattagacctctcagcggctttcgataccatcgaccatggtatcctgctgcgccggttggggggattggtagtgggaggcaccgtttatcggtggttctcctcctttctctcccgtCGGTCGCAGGCGGTGGtggcaggggcagaggtcggcccgaggcgcctcacttgtgggtgccgcggggtcgatcctctcgccttctgttcaacatctatatgaagccgctgggtgagatcatcagtggcttggtgtgaggtaccagctgtcgctgatgacacccagctgtacttttccacacgggccaccccaacgaagctatcagtgctgtcccggtgtttggaggccgacgggtctggatggggagaaacaggctcaagctcaatccctccaagacagagtggctgtggatgccggcatcccggtacagtcagctgagtccacggctgactgttggggcgagtcactggccccgatggagaggtgcgcaacttgggcgtcctcctggatgagcggctgtcttttgaagatcatttgacggccgtctccaggagagcttttaccaggttcgcctggtgcgccagttcgcccctttctgaccgggatgcctatgcacggtcactcacgcctcgtgacgtctcgcctggattactgcaatgctctctacatggggctcccttgaagggcatccggagactgcagttagttcagaatgcggctgcgcgggttatagaggagcctcgtggctcccgtatgacacctatcctcgcagactgcactggctacctgtggccttccgggtgcacttcaaggttttggtaagcacctttaaagcgctccatggcatagagccaggttatttacgggaccgtctactgctaccgaatacctctcactggccGGTGCGCTCTCGCACagtgggactcctcagggtgccgtcagctaggcagtgtcgtctggcgatgcccaggggaagggccttctctgtgggggctcccaccctctggaacgaactccccccaggactccgtcaacttccggacctccgaaccttccgtcgcgagcttaaaacatacttattcatctgcgcaggactggactagtttttaaatttataggggttttaattggttttaatatttatactatttttaaaaaatttggcttttagaataagttttttaatggttttcttaatttgtacatatatgtttttacttgcctgtgaaccgccctgagtccttcgggagatagggcggtatacaaatacgaataaataaataaataaataaataaataaataaataaataaataaataattaaagtatttttgttttaatcatgATTTTTGAAAAGGGTTGCCATAGTGGTTAAAGTACTAATAAGCAAATATGGATCTAGTCCATGTTCAGACATAGAAATTCCCTGGGTGACTAGGCCAATCTATCTTCCAGCATAACCTACCTCATAGGGTTGCTGTTTAGGGAAATTGGGAGAAGGAAGCAACCAATATGCTGCCCTGAGCTGCTTGGAGTGATAtggtataaatcaaataaataaaatgtcagtgACATGATTTTCAGAGGACAtcgaatttgtaaattattacaGCCAGATTCATATATATCATTAAGCCAAAAACCAGACAAATCACATCATATCTTATTAAGATGCAGAAATCCAGTCTCTGTGGATTTTGCCTGATATTTCACTAGGGGCATGAGTCTCAAtggataaatttatatttaatttatgaataTGCAGACCCTCAATTTATTATAACTTTGCTTTAACTGGCTTTGAAACAAATAGACCAAAATTATCCACTTACTATATGTTCTGCATACATGTATTCTGCTTTCTGTTTTATGCCTGCTCAAAGTGGATAAAATATGGATGCATAAAATTTCATTCAGTCTCCATGTTCATTCTACTTAACACAATATCCTTTCTTCCCTGTTAGGTAATGGCTGCAGTAATCAATTAAATCAAGGGTTTATGTGTATCtataatgcatatatatatacaaattataatTGTATAATACACACGTTATATGAGTTATACTGACTTGCTTTTTGGCAGCTTGGCCTGTAgatctctctctgtttgtgtatGTGCATGATAAATATCCAGCATTATTTCTCCCATCAACTCCAAAACTGATCAAGTACAGTAATAATTATTCTTGTGCACATAATACGTCCTTATTGAATGTATATTTGGAATTATGAAATAATAAGAATATTTGAAGcagatttaaatatttcattctttttatgAGGCATTAAGAATCTAAATAATATATAACCAACAGAGCAGATTATGTTTTTAAAGGAAATAGAATCCAGGAAGAGAAAAtgatataaaatgaaataaaaacaagaaacacTTACCAGATATATTTTCCATAATTAAATAATTGAAAAAAGTATAGGTGGTTATCTTTcaagtaaaatataaaatgctttcaaaatgtaGGTATGCACAGTATGTAAtgtatgcataaataaataagccagagGGGCTCAAATAACAGCAAGCCTAtttggagaagggaaaaaaataaatacagaaaatataaTTAGGCAGAGGACTTCAAACATTCCATTTACATTAATGGGAAAAAAGTAATCGTGAAAAATTTGTTTGgattctaatacaggtagtccttggtttacaacagttcactcagcgactgttcaaagttacaatgtcactgaaaaattaACTTATCACCCTTTTTcatacttaagaccattgcagcatgcccatggtcacgtgaacaaaatgtggatggttggcaactggttcatatttatgagttatagtgtccccaggtcatgtgatcaccttttgtggccttctgagaagcaaagtcaatggtgaagccagattcatgttcctaacttaataactgccatGGTTTACTTAATAAATATGgcaataaaggttgtaaaatggggcaaaattctgttaacaaatgtctcacttagcaacagaaattttggcctcaattgcagttgtaaatcaaggactacctgtatacaactTCTATAATCTGACTGTTCTTGTGATGAGCTGGATTTTAACTTTCAAGGTACCCAACTAGTGTGCTAGCTGGAAGCATAGGGATCAAGACATATGAAGGAGTTCAAGCTAGGAAAGTTGCAGTAATATAAAATAGCAAATTATTTAAGAATACAAAACAGGAATACTTCTacctaataaataaatctctaaaaaaaaaatgtaagttaGTTATAATTGCCCTGGTGGCTTACATCCATTTCTGGCATGGAATGGGGGAATTGCAACAGCTACCTTGAGCTTTTATCCCCCCTGTGTGGACAACACTGAATCCCCTACAGAAAGCAAACTGTAAAAT
Above is a window of Ahaetulla prasina isolate Xishuangbanna chromosome 4, ASM2864084v1, whole genome shotgun sequence DNA encoding:
- the LRRC3B gene encoding leucine-rich repeat-containing protein 3B gives rise to the protein MHLVDLWLTRSLSMCLLLQSFVLMILCFHSASMCPKGCLCSHSGGLNVSCSNANLKEIPRDLPPETVLLYLDSNQITSIPNEIFKDLHQLKVLNLSKNIIEFIDEHSFKGVAETLQMLDLSDNRIKSVHKNAFNNLKARARIANNPWHCDCTLQQVLRSMASNHETANSVICKTSDLDEHAGRPFLNAADADLCNIPKKTTDYAMLVTMFGWFTMVISYVVYYVRQNQEDARRHLEYLKSLPSRQKKPDEADDISTVV